The Juglans regia cultivar Chandler chromosome 6, Walnut 2.0, whole genome shotgun sequence genome contains the following window.
CTCTCTTCCTCTAGATCTttgaaagaatgaatgaaagagAGAGTCCGATGAAGAGGGTTTGTTGCAgttgtgtgtgagagagattAATTGTGGAGAGTATTTATATAGGAATAGAAACGTAGGAGGTTAGGGCAACGAGCCACAGGCTGGCGATTCGGGCCGTGACAGCTGTATTCCTTGTGGGCCCCTCGTTCTTACGAATTTTCCAAGCCGAGaacatgtttttaaactttgaaCAAACGGCGCCGTATCTGCCAACAGGATGCGGGTGGGGGAGTAGGGAGCCCCTGACGCGCATGTTTGAATACTCGCGTACGAACGAACACGTTTCCAGAGCGCGTTGTATTAACGGGAACAGGGCCGGTGTGGTGCTTTGTGGAAGGTGGGGTTGTTAAGAAAAGGAGGAGAAAAACGGCTACACAGCGCATGGTAGGGGTTTCCGTTGGCTGGAAAGAAAAAAGGTGGGGACCATGAAGACCAGCCTGTAATGCGGAAGGTAGCGAGTCAGAATGGGACAAGTGGATGGTGGGAACGGAGAggtttttttaaattgagaggAAAAGATACGACAGGTGTACGTGTGGGATTCGGAGCTGGTTATTGAGGTTTGCTGATTCTTTCGCTTCGCTTCTCTTCTCTCTATGTGGTATTGGTTATGGCAGACAGCTGGCCATCTGTATAATGGGGTCCATTTTATTTCAGTCTATAGGAAAGATAAATGAAATTACCATAATGGACTTGTCGTGAATGATGGTCTCTCTTCTGGATATTAGGGTCCGCAATATTTGAACTAGATATTTAtgagttttaaattaaataattcgtTTAGATCTGGAAGtgatatcaatttattttattttatttttttaaatttttatataaaatataataaaaaatttaaattttttaaattttaaaataataataatattaaaaaataatattctaacaatattttattcaactcatcaaaaaatatcttatctcattttatctcatctctcaatctaaAGAGGgtcttaatatatttattttgaaaaaaaatataaaaatataagattcatgtaaaaataataattttttaataatagatctcactttttttaaaagaaatatgacaattataaagaaatctcataaaaataattctacaaactaacgtgactttatatgatacgttagttctactttataataaaagtatatttataatttaatatattacattaaatcacattaatttataaatttttttttataaaatatttttatatctaaaataattttctttttcaaaaataacgtGTGAGAGTTATATAACTaaaaattgtatctagcattattattttttaatttatatatatatatatatataaatatatatattaacaaaaatgaaaggaaagaacaAGTCAGTCTAGTCCACACGGCTTGTAGTACAAAAATTTCTGATTCTAAAATTTATTGCCTGAATGATATTGGACTGCCCTGAGAAGGTATGCTATGGTTGTCATTGAAGTAACTGACCACCAAATATCTCTCAATCAATGCGCTGGGGAGTCACCAGGACTGCCAATAATGATGTGGTGGAACAATTTTACACATATGTCAAATGTGtcattcattttgttttattaagtACAAAAGTTCATAATGTATATGAGCATTCATTGCATAGCTTGAGTCCCCCCACCCAAAACAATGTTGCCTTTCAATTTAATGTACTTTTGTTTGAAGGTGAGTTTATTttgtatacaaaaaaaaaaaaaaaaaagtttgattatgtttcatttatctatttgttGGTACTAATTAAACCCATAACatttagagtaatattatatgtaatcGTAAAGTGTATAAGTATTGTGcggtcgttttgaaaaagagcagggtctattattaaaaaattaatttttttcatgtgcatcccgtatttatttactttttttaaactgATTGTACAATACTTatatactcacgactgcaattatcatttctttaacatttatttgttatttgttttatttgctttctaaaaatttaactttaatGCATGTGGCAATACTATGATCGAGATTAGTACATGTTATTTGGGGTCCAAATACGGATTTTCGCTTTCAAATTCAGTGATGCATATTTTGTCATATTTAcaacttttcatttttagtaattttacattttgttaCAAATTAGAGAAAGATGATGTAAAACCTTCAACTGAGAAGATAATTTTTATTCTGTATTCAATGTGTTCTGAAGTTACAATAGAACtctatttttatacatgtaaaaGACTAAAGGCTATAAAGGTAAAATCAAGGTAACCGAAGTAAAGTAACTAACTAGTAAAAACAGAAAATCAGTTAGACTTAATTGAAAATAGCCTAATTAAATCTCCAATAGCCCCCCTCAAGATGATGTGTATATATTCATCTTggacaaaagagaaaagaaagaactagATCCCAATGGTGTTGTTAGAATATTGGAAACTGATGGGCTGAAGACACATGTGGAGTTTGAATAATTCTAGCTTGTATTTTCTCCCTTATGATGtgacaatcaaacacaatatgttttgttcttccATGAAACACAGAATTGGCAGCAATATGTAATGCAACTTGATTAACACAGTACAATAATGAAGACTTAGAATGTGGTTGATAAAAGTctgaaaatagagagagaatcCATGTGATTTCATACACTCCACATGTCATGGACATGTACTCAACTTCAGCATATGACCTGGATACAATTTTTCGCTTCTTTGACTTCCAAGACACAAGTGAATCTCCAATAAATACATAGAAACCGAAAACTGATCTTCTTATGTCAAGGCAGTTAGCCCAATCTAGGTCTGCAAATTCCTTTATATGAATGGAAGAGGATGCTGAAAAAAAGTCCTTGTCCTAGAGCCTTTTTGATGTACTTCAAAAATCTCAAAGCAGCTTGCATGTGTGGTACTCTAGGTTGATCAAGAAACCAACTTAGATGATGCAAATAAAAGTGATGTCTGGTCATGTGTTTGTAAGATACAATAATCTGCTAATAAGTATTCTATAACTTGTGCTATCTTTAAATAATTCCCCATCTTCCTTGTTGAGTTTACAGCGAATATCCATCGAAAAGTTTACTGATTTAGAACCAAGTAAACCAGCACCATCTAACAATTCTAAAGCATACTTTCTTTGACATATAGAAATGTCTCTTTTTGTTCTAGCAATCTCCATATCCAAGAAATACTTGACAGGTTCAAGATCCTTCAATTTAAACTGATCATTGAGAGTAGTTTTAATTGATTCCACAATTGCCATGTCACCACTAGCTAAAAGTATATCATACATATACTAATAAGGCAACAAATACAGTTCCTTCTTGCCTTGTGAATGAGGAATAATCTGACTTGGACTGTTGAAACCCAAGTTGAAGTAAAACTGTTGTAAATTTCGAATTCCATTGTTTAGAGGCCTGTTTCAGGCCATAGAGTAACTTCTGCAATTTACGCACTCGAGTGTCCCCCTTTCGAAAATACCCTGGTGGTAACTACTTGTAAACATCATCATCTAAGCCTCCATATAGAAATGTATTGTTGACATCAAGATGAATAAGATGCCAACCATGGACTGCAGCTAGTGACAAAAGACACCTTATTGTCACCATTTTAGCAACAAGAGagaaggtttaaaaaaaatcaagaccTTCCTTTTGATTATACCATTTTGCTACTAGCCTTACCTTGTAGCTCTCAATTGAACCATCAgcattatatttgattttataaaccTACTTACAACCATAGGGACTTTATTGGGTGGAAGTTTAGTAAGTTTCCAGGTATGATTTGATTCTAGAGCAGTTAGCTCAAGACACATAGCTTCTATCTAATAAGGATGATGTACAACTTGATGGCAAAATTCAGGTtctatttgagatgagatggatacGCTAAAGACATGATGAGAGGATGACAATTTTGAGTAAGATACACAATCATAAATGTTTAAGGAGTACCTGATTGCTTACAAAACATACCTTCAGGAGATGCGTTATAGGTAGAGATGTTGGAGATGTGTTACAAAACATCATCAGAGATGTTGGTGTTTGCATTTTGTTGTTGTGTTtccacataatatttttttatgaataatactttttgaagaaaaaaaatctagcaTGTTAAATTCTAGACTATTATCAGTTCTTACATattgaatttttgtttggaattgtgTAAAAACTAAACTGTAAAAGGAGATGAATATGTTCCTCACATTTGATTTACACCATCAAATACACCCATGTTGATCAAGAATGATCatcaacttttgtaaaaaaatatctaaattcatcatGAGTAGGAATTGAGAAAGGGCCCTATATCACAATGCATTAAATGGAAAGGAAAGATAGCATTATAAGTATAAGTAGGAAATGTCAATCTTTTCTGTTTTGCTAAGGGACATACATAACAATGGTTCATATGTACATCTTTATTTGGAAAAGTAACATCTGAAATTGACTTAGAAAGAACTAGTAACCTAGCTAAAGATGGATGGCTAAGTCTACAATGCCAAAGATGAAGTTTTGAGTCTATCACCGAGTTGATGTTTGGCAAGCTAGAAAAACTGTCAACAACATTAGTTTATGGTTGTTGCAGTAGATATAGACCAGCAATTCTTCTATCCTTCTCAATCATCCTCCATGGGATAAAGCGTTGAATGTAGCAATcattagaaatgaaaataaaacaacaatacTAATTAGATGTTAAttttaggggtgtcaaatcatgTTAACTGGTCGTGTtcatgtcgtgtcaagacatgtatattatactatgtAGGTCAACCTGAACATAACCCGTTAAGCTTattgtgtcaaaatctcaaactctaacatgacccattaacataacaagtTGACAGGACATGACCCGTTTTGACCTGTTAGTGAATACTATGAAATAGATTAACACAACACAAGTCGATCCGTTTCAACTCGtttatataaatgggttgaacaaaCCCGAAATTAACTCGTTTGACCTGattaagtttaacataattttatataaatgttaaaatcacaatatctataaaaatataaaactaactacaaatctaaaattacaatccaaacaataaaaatatcgaaattaaaacctcaacaattttatttttaggtataagggtataattgtaactttaactttcttaacgggccataacgggttgacccgttaagcaatcgtgtcttaacgggtcaacccgttttgactcaAACTTGTTAAGACTAAATCCAAATCTGCTATTATCGTGTTATATTCGTATTGGGTTAACAAGttatgtcacatattgccacctcTAGTTAATTTGCTAATAAAAATCTGATTGTATGAGAAAGATGGCACATACACAACACATCTTTTAGAAttaagtgataatatatttgaaCACTTTCAAGATGTGTGATTGGAACACTCATTTGGAAGTTTTACATACGAATTTAGTTTTTGAGTAATGCTTGTGAAAAAATCAATAGAATGTATTATATGGTCTGTGGCACCTGTATCCATGATCCAGGTGTTTTGAATTGAATTATTTGGCATGCTATCACTAGAAGTAAGGTTAGAAAGACATATATGTGATGAATATATACCTGGCAAAGAAGATAACAAGTTTGGAATGGAAGAGACAGTTGCTACTTGATGATTACCATTGGATGATTGTTTACTGTGGATTAAAGCAAGTAATTGCTGAcatttttcttgagagagagacagtGAATTTTTGGATTCAAAAGGAGTACTTGTAGGTTGAGCCACGACTTGAttggttttgaagaatttcCCTTTTTGTTGCCTATAGTTTGGAGGGTACCCATAGATCTTGTAACATTTATCAACCGTATGGTTGGTCATGCCATAATAAGTACacatcaatttttcttttcttccttgctACCTCCCAAAATTCTATCTTGGATTCTTTTTTTTACTCAAGAATGCTGCAGTTTCAACTGTAGAACTACGTACAGATCCAACTTCTTGTTGCTTTTCTTCTTGAATTACTAGAGAAAATACTTTGGCAATCAGTGGCAGTGGATCCATGAGCAAAATCTATCCTCTAATTTGGGAAAATTTTTCATTCAACCCTATAAGAAATTGAATAACGTGCTATCCATGTTGATATTCCAAAATCTTTATAGCACCACAACTACAAGATTTCATTGCTCCACACGTATAAGTGGGAATTTGATTGTAGTTAAGAAATTCATCCCATAAGTatttaggactcgtttgttttagcagatgaggtgagatgagttgaaattaaagttaaaaaattaaataaagtattgttataatatattttttaatattatttttattttgggatatgaaaaagttgaattgtttattttattttgtattggaagttgagaaagttgtaatgattatatgaaataagatgagatgagatgttttctgaaaacaaatgtgGCCTTAAATTTTCTATAGTAAACACTTACTGACAATTGATCTTGTGACAGTGAAGCAAGATCCTTTTGCAATCGGAAAATTCGTGGCCCATTTCCTTGAGAAAACCTACTCTTTAACTTTTCCCACATTTCTTTTGCAGTTGTTACATATACAATCGTCTCTGCAATGTCCTTCGATACTGAATTCAAGATCCAAGACAATATCATGTTGTTACACCTTTCCCATGCTTTATACAAAAGATTAGAATCAACTAGTTGATTTATTACTCCATTGATAAACCCTATATTGTTCTTTGCCTTCAAAGCAATTTGCATCGGCCTACATCATATGTTGTAATTATCCCCCCGTGAGGACTTGAGAAACCAACACAAGCCAGTTGAATCTCTATTTTGTAAATGATAGGGATTCGCTGATTGATCATCACCATgcatttgaatataatttgagTTTGGCATCGTAGCAGCCATCGCAGCGAAGAAAGAGACGAAATCCCCTAGAGtttttgctctgataccatgttgcAAATTAGAGAAAGATGATGTAAAACCTTCGACTGAGAAgagaatttttatattgtattcaATATGTTCTGAAGTTAAAAGAGGACTCtgtttttatacatgtataagTCTAAAGACTATAAAGGTAAAATCAAGGTAATCGAAGTAAAGTAACTAGTAAAAACAGAAAACCGGTTAGACTTAACtgaaaatacttcaattaaatctTTAATACAATCTGAAGTTAATTGTAAACAATCtgtatcattttaaaacatctaAAAGATCACGATTCGTCTGAATAACTATGAATTCAAGACTTTGTGAGTTCGAAAATGACTTTTGACTGAGATGACAAAATGAGTACacttttcatttctcttctttgggAAGTCGGCTCCGCTTGAGTGCAAATTAGAACACCACATTTGTTTGGACTGCTGAAAGAACTTGGACTTGAAGCTATGTACAGTAGAGACTAGAAGATCACTGGTAAGATCAAAACACACAAAAACAAAGTATAACTATACAAAAATGTATATATTCTGCTAAATGCTAGTCTTTGTACATCTAAAATTGTTCTACACTGTGGCATTGCTAAAGAGCTCAATGGatgaaggagaaaaagaaaacatattattacaaataaagTTCAAATTTATGATACTATTCAACATGTATGACACAGAATTTAGTCTTGCAGTCTCTGTTGGAGAACCTTTTCGGATCTAATCCATTATTCACTTCAAGATTAAGCATTCCTTGTGGATTTTGTTGTCAGAAGGCCAAAAGCTTTGGTAATAATTGTAATAGAGGTTGCAAGGCACTTGGAGCAAATTTTCTTGCAAATAGGAAACAAATTGAAGAGGTTCCATGATTGTATGTGCAGTTGTGACCTTCTAAAATTCTCTTGAAGAACTCCTTTGTGATATCTGATCGTCCGAATGTAGCTGGGTGAGCACCACCCCTCGACCAATCCACCCAAGTGATGCTTCTATTTGCTAATAGATTCCCTGCTCGGATGGTTAGCATGGTGGGGAAATAATGCTCATCTACGTAACATGCTGGTCTGCAAAATTGTTCGAATTTGGGGTAAAATATGGTATCTTCCACAATATTGATGGCAAGATTCCGGTTAACTTCGAACCATTGAGATCCTTTACGCCACTGGTTAATATGTACCTCTGGTGCCATGTTCGGATTATACCGCCCTCTCCCAAATGGCCCATGATCATCGAACGCACCCATGTAGCTATATCTGGATTTCATTACATAGCGGTAGATGACACTGAAATTATAGACAGGAATGCATGATTCAGACAGGAGAATGAACCATTCGTTGGAGATATCAAGCAAAGCATTAGCAAGGAGTCTTCTCTCAGCATCACACATACTCATCCTTCCCCACTCAGAGACCTGCAGATGAAAAATAACAAACTCATTAACTCCTAAAATCCCAATGGAGGAATGAGCTGGACAAAAATGTTTGATGACCACTTAAAACGAAGATAAGCATTCAAGAGTCTGTTGGTTGGATATTGTTGAGACcaatttaaaagtaaataatagtAGAATTAAGCCTCTAACTTATGGCGTTGATACTGGTGCTCTCTGTTGAAGTGGGACCTCAAATTGCTACCTGCCTACCCCATTCAATAATGACAGTACGGTTACCATTCACTTGCTACACCATTGCCCTTGCAGTCAGTTGCCTCTAAGTAGTATCTAATTGCTGCTTGATATAGGGATGTGTCAATTGTTAAAGTGCTTCCCATAGCAGCTTACAAGGACAAGCAGCATCTATAGCTGAACACGACCATCAAACCACCACTCCTTAACTATGTCGTGGACTGTCTACTGCAGCACGGGCACAGCATAGCATTCATTCCTAGGTATCCTACAAAGCAAGCTCAATAATATTTGTGTTGGCACGCCGCATGCGTGTGCTCATAACATAACTTGTTTTCCTAAACAATGGAAAATTTCATAACCATTAGTCAACGTCATATACATCCAGCTCACATATGCAAAGCTACATTCTGATATAATCCTACAAGAGGTGTGATCTTGTTTTGTTCTTCAGAAGCAAACACGACTCAGGTAATGCAAGTATCGAAACTTGCAGAAAAGCTATAAGCCCATATTCCTACATCTTTATATGGCTAAACTTCATTCTTTCTCAGAACAGAGCGCTATATATTATTGAGAAAACAAACCAGGACATATCATTTCACCTAAAAATCCGGATCATAAGGATTTCTAGGAAAGATTGGTAAAAACATCAAGCCTTCTTAGCAGTTAGCTCAAATTGCATGGACAGACACTCATACAGTGACTTGAAAAGGCCTCAATCCAGTAGCCAGCAATAACAATTAGAGTGAAGTTCTAACAATACCCAATAAAAAATTGCGATACTCCTGCTATCCCACATCTACAATCCATTTCCCAAATGTAAAATCACTACCCTCAGTGGTATGCAATCGGATTAATGGAGCTCTAAGAAAGTCTCATCTAAAAATGAGATCTTACAATGATGTTCTTCTAGCATGTGTTTAAACCCAGTGAAGGCTGGGCATGCTTGGACACTgagaattctcaaaacttctcataatctCATTATCACACATCACTcaaacaaaatacttttcaatttcaaattttcaaatttttcatctaatcaattattcaaacacaaaagtcaatacaacttttacaaacttcaaaacaaaaataatattaaaaaataatattcaaacaattttttaatatttttattcaaccttttttttctcctttcccaaacctaataaaacattttcactcAACAATTTCACAACTAGTTACAAAATTCTGAGATACTCCAAGTGTTCAAACATGCCTTTAGTCTTTTCTGTTTAATGTGTTCTATAAAGGTAGGATCCACTTGGGCCTGATCCTTGTTTCAATCAGTTTTATGATAAGGATGTGATACTAATAAATTCCATTGAGGTAGAATAGATAGAGCTAATGGATCTTCCTAGTGGCTCTTCTCCATGGAATGTTGCTCTGTACATAACTGAGATAGGGAATATATGTATTTGTGAGAATTAGAATAAATAGAGCTCAATAGCAGAGCTCATGGATCAATCTAGTGGCTCTCCACAATCGAATGTTATCTTCCTTAGAgctgcccaagattgggaaattgacACATTTACATATTTCTTCAACCTTGTATAGTTGTAGAGTGAATGAAGGAGCTAATAAGATCTTGTGGTCTCTGTCCAAGAAGGGGAGGTTCACTGTACAGTCATACTAGAAGTCCTTTATGAAACAATCTACAAgtccattcccatggaagaacatatggaagaCTAAGTCCCCCataaaagcttctttctttgtatggacagcttcaTTAGGGAATATTCTCACTTTAAACAGCCCAAGGAAATGCCGAATCATtatgttggattggtgttatatgtgtaagaaaagcagggagtccTTGCATTATGATGTAGCCATGAGCTTGTGGAATGATATCTTTGCTAGAGTGGGGCTCCATTGGGTGACGCCACGAAGGGTAGTTGATTTTCTGGCCAGCTAGTGAGGCATCCGAGGTAACTCttgttgggtttgtggagcTTGGTTTATTCTTGTGATGGCCCGAATTGATGACCCAACCCGACAATGATTCGTCACGTCTTTTCTTTTGGTGGAGTTTCAATGAGACTTGGGCTAATGGAAGATTTTTTGACTAGAGATACGCCAAACAGAAAGTTTGCTCGACATTCGTGTGATAGGTCGCTCGAGCAAAGCTCAGGCAGAAAGTTCGCTTGACGTCCATGCGATAGGTCACTCGAGCAAAGCTCAAACAAAGAGTTCGCTAGGCGTTCGCTCAACAAGTCGCTCAAGCGAACATCAAACAAAGAGTTCGTTCGACACCTCGCTCCAGCGAATAATacgataattgaaaaattaggGCTTCCTCCGTGTAACCTTACATATATGCTTATTATGAACAATATGGCCGGTTCTGAGCATTGTAATTTCGCCCCACAATGTAATTTGACATTCCTCAAGAGAATAAAATCCTCTGCAGCTCCGTGGATGTAGGCACGttgccgaaccatgtaaatctttGTATCGTGTGGTTGATTTCTCATTCCGCTTTACTTTTCTATCATTGTTTTTCACAACAACTCTCAAATAGCAactatgtggaagatgatttcGATCTATTTATGGTGGTGCATATGTATGGAGAGGAATGATCAGAGTTTTGTGGATCGTGAATGAACAATGGACGGGTTTAgaacattttttcttaatacttTATTcgattggtcaattgtaatagactttttattttttatttttttgataagtaaaaatgttatatat
Protein-coding sequences here:
- the LOC109014531 gene encoding glycosyltransferase BC10-like, yielding MQSRVVPLEEGEEPTPINRTNQSKPSTLRPIRVLVLFLVLCIAFSIISIHTIRYFGMNSVVTTAKSTFRPCYEEPRSLEQWITPPSNLMHNMTDTELLWRASLVPRIKKYPFQRVRKIAFMFLTKGPLPLAPIWERFLKSHEGFYSIYVHSLPSFQANFPPSSVFYRRQIPSQVSEWGRMSMCDAERRLLANALLDISNEWFILLSESCIPVYNFSVIYRYVMKSRYSYMGAFDDHGPFGRGRYNPNMAPEVHINQWRKGSQWFEVNRNLAINIVEDTIFYPKFEQFCRPACYVDEHYFPTMLTIRAGNLLANRSITWVDWSRGGAHPATFGRSDITKEFFKRILEGHNCTYNHGTSSICFLFARKFAPSALQPLLQLLPKLLAF